From the Musa acuminata AAA Group cultivar baxijiao chromosome BXJ3-1, Cavendish_Baxijiao_AAA, whole genome shotgun sequence genome, the window CTACGCCCAGCAGCAGCACGATTGCTTCCGGGCGGAGTACTCGGCTCTGGCGGCGGACGTGGAGCCGCACATCCCATGGGCCACCGAGGCGCTCGCTTGCCTCCCGGAGGCAGTCAACCTATGGATCGGCAATGGACGGTCGGAGACGTCGTTCCACAAGGATCACTACGAGAACCTTTACGTCGTGGTGACCGGCAAGAAGCATTTCCTCCTGCTGCCCCCCACTGAGGCACACCGCCTCTACGTCCGCTCTTATCCTGCCGCCCAGTATGTCGCCagaacctcctcctcctctgaggTACTCTTCCCTGTATTGGCCACTGCGTTCTCCTCAGCTTGTTCTCTTCTTATTGGTACGATGTGCTTCAGGATATGGGAGAGCTGAAGCTGGAAATGTTGGAGCCTGAGACACTTGTTCCTTGGTGTAGCGTCGATCCATACCCTCCATCACCGGAGGCCATGGCGGAGCACAGGTCATCCTTCCCTTTATACTTCGAGGGCCCTAGGCCATTCGAATGCACTGTTGAAGCAGGGGAGATGCTCTACCTGTAAGCACCACCTTAGCTACCTGCTCTAAAGAATGTGTTACACTGTTTCCATAAAGCTAATCCTTTTTCTCaaactttttgttcttttttttgggTTGTAGACACTGCAAAATTAATATGCCTCTTTTTGCCCCCTCAAGAGTGCCTTTCCTATATAGttacttcttcttctcttcttggcACTGAAAAACCTATCCTGACTTGCAATTTTGATTCTCATATGCCTGCTGTATATTTCATGGTGAGGATGAtcagctcaaaattatcaatttgacTTCTCTTTAATTTGAAGTTTGTAGTCCACATATATTAAGGAAAAAGACTTTGCTTTGTACATGAGAACAATCTAAAATATCAATCAATTTAGATTGAATTTTGATGAATGAAAACTTTAGTACAAATGTTGTGCTCTCAGTGCAAAGAATGATACTAGAGTTAGTTGAAATCTGATCGACTGAAAACAATTGTCAATTATAATGCAGGCCAAGTATGTGGTTTCATCATGTCAGGCAAACACCTGACTGCAATGGGAAGACAATTGCTATTAATTACTGTAAGTAGATGTACTACTAGTGCTTGTACATATACAGATCCATGTCTGATGAATTCTGTAGTCTGTTTCTGTTTTTCTTTCTACCATGTGCAATTAAAGATTGCTGGCTAATtggtctttctttccttttttctttctatttcagGGTATGACATGGTGTTTGATATTAAGTATGCATACTTTAATTTCTTGCAAACCGTCAATTATTCTCCTTGCACCAAGGAGTCATCATGGATGCTATGCAATTCAAGTTGTGATGCAACTCTAGAAGACTAGATGATAACATGCACTTCTCAATGAACACTATGCTGAATCCTATCATTGGTCGACTATGGGTAAAGAATGGATTGCTACTCAATTTCTGAGTCATCATACTTGCTAACTTGAGTTATTATGTGGATAAGAGATCGGAAAAAGGTTATATCAAGTTATTGACTGTGATGGGCAACTGCTTTAAGGGTTGGTGTGAGAGTTTCTGTGTCAGAATTTACACAGTAGTAACTGGAACTTGTCAATCTAACAGTCCATCAAGGTTATCCAGTGCTTTTAGCAGCATTAACCATTCTTGTTTCTCATCACTGTAAAAGGCTTTAAGAGAAGTATTTATGCCTATGGTTGCAATAGGCATTCTTCATGTGTCCTATATATCATCTGTATGGAATATACTTATGCATGAAAAAACATGCTATGCTTTCTTCTGACAAAGTCAATAGTCCTGGTGCAATTTTTCTTCGAGATTCTTCTCTATTGTTAACTTTTTTATTTTAGCCATGCCCTACTATGCCTGGTTACCTTGTGGGACTCTTTTAGCTTGCACAATATCATATGTTTTCTAGGGCAAAAGGATGTGAAGATATTTACATTTGCAAGTCAACTTGAAACCTTTACCATATTATATTTTAGGTTCGAAGGTTGCTTCTGGCACTTGTGAGTTAGCAATTCTCCCATGATATTAAAGTTATTACTTCTCATGTGTTTTGTATATGAATCAGGATGAGCATATGTTAACTCCTTCAACATTTTTATTGGATTTTGCACACAGTGGTGTTTAGACAATAGATGTAACTCTTTCTTTGCAAATTCAACAGATTGAAGCAAGTCCAAACTCCAACAGGTTGTAGACTGCCTCCAAGTTAAAAACAATGAATATTAGTTGTATGAAATTCACATATGTATCTGACCTCAATCATAATCTGTAATGTTGTTATTAGAATAATATTCTACTTGCAAAATCTAGTATTTTAGAATATGTTCATGTGTTCATATTTCTTGAAACATTAAATATGTTTTTAAGTGGAAAATCTAATTGATACATGAAGAATATTGTGTTTGGTCCCTACTCTATGACAGTTTGACATAAGGGCTCAATTTGGTGGAGATACACGACTCGGGCCTGATGAGCTAActaacctatcaacttcgtttagtctaaaccacttatcaaaatgcttaagttga encodes:
- the LOC135629616 gene encoding lysine-specific demethylase JMJ32-like, whose protein sequence is MEERRLRDLWREARELSFGTSGEVERLESPPTPLRFLRDYVAANKPCVISRAATLHWPAIARSLWSDDAYLCRALNGRSVSVHLTPHGRADSLVPLPSAPGGGRGLCFATACSRSMEFSEALHLIAATGSPSSPVVAYAQQQHDCFRAEYSALAADVEPHIPWATEALACLPEAVNLWIGNGRSETSFHKDHYENLYVVVTGKKHFLLLPPTEAHRLYVRSYPAAQYVARTSSSSEDMGELKLEMLEPETLVPWCSVDPYPPSPEAMAEHRSSFPLYFEGPRPFECTVEAGEMLYLPSMWFHHVRQTPDCNGKTIAINYWYDMVFDIKYAYFNFLQTVNYSPCTKESSWMLCNSSCDATLED